The following coding sequences are from one Mycolicibacterium aichiense window:
- a CDS encoding SDR family NAD(P)-dependent oxidoreductase has protein sequence MTISPSDILLTGRVAVVTGGGTGIGRGIADGLAQFGATVAIWERDGDSCAATAAELGVLGIVADVRDSGQVDTALARTRDELGPVSILVNNAGGVFASPLLDTSENGWDALYKANLRHVLLCTQRVARQLVEDGCGGSVISVTSIEGVRAAPGYAAYSAAKAGVINYTRTAAFELAPHRIRVNAIAPDITITEGLLALSPNGIRPELSQAVPLGRLGDVDEIASAAVFLASDMARYITGQTLHVDGGTQAAGGWYHADGGARFGPA, from the coding sequence GTGACGATCTCGCCGTCGGACATCCTGCTGACCGGCCGGGTCGCGGTGGTGACCGGCGGCGGCACGGGTATCGGCCGCGGGATCGCCGACGGATTGGCGCAATTCGGGGCGACGGTCGCCATCTGGGAGCGTGACGGCGACAGCTGCGCGGCAACCGCGGCCGAGCTGGGGGTGCTCGGCATCGTGGCCGACGTTCGTGACAGCGGACAGGTCGACACCGCGCTGGCGCGTACCCGCGACGAGCTCGGGCCGGTCAGCATTTTGGTCAACAACGCCGGCGGGGTATTCGCCTCGCCGCTGCTGGACACCAGCGAAAACGGTTGGGACGCCTTGTACAAGGCGAACCTTCGACACGTCCTGCTGTGCACGCAGCGGGTGGCCAGACAGCTGGTCGAGGACGGGTGCGGCGGCAGCGTCATTTCCGTGACCTCGATCGAGGGAGTCCGCGCGGCACCCGGATACGCGGCCTACTCCGCGGCGAAGGCCGGGGTCATCAACTACACCAGGACGGCGGCGTTCGAGCTGGCGCCGCACCGCATCCGGGTCAACGCCATCGCGCCCGACATCACCATCACCGAGGGCCTGCTGGCGCTGTCGCCCAACGGGATACGGCCCGAACTCAGCCAGGCCGTGCCGTTGGGCCGGCTCGGCGACGTCGACGAGATCGCCTCGGCAGCTGTCTTTCTCGCCTCCGACATGGCGCGATACATCACCGGCCAAACGCTCCACGTC
- a CDS encoding TIGR03619 family F420-dependent LLM class oxidoreductase: MKFGIPLGGVHPGLWRDLTVRAEELGFESVWLPEHLVLPAEMSGSPHDGDSHPPIPPQTPMFDAIAYLSYLAGQTSTIRLGTYVYNIGLRHPFVSARAAATLDIVSDGRFDFGIGASWLREEWDAAGLDFSTRGARVDEALEVCRALWTEPTTEHHGRFFDFDAVAFEPKPVQPGGPPIHVGGDGLPALRRVARFGSGWIPMNHTLDQIPGSVRKLSALWAEHGRTGTPEVTASAPAESPADVRRAADAGIDRMIVMPWRRTREALDGIARFADDVLNPSRS; encoded by the coding sequence GTGAAGTTCGGGATTCCACTGGGTGGCGTTCACCCCGGCCTATGGCGGGACCTGACGGTGCGGGCCGAGGAGCTGGGCTTCGAGTCGGTGTGGCTTCCCGAGCATCTGGTGTTGCCTGCCGAGATGTCCGGCAGCCCGCATGACGGCGACAGTCATCCGCCGATTCCGCCGCAGACGCCGATGTTCGACGCGATCGCCTACCTGTCGTATCTGGCCGGCCAGACCAGCACGATCCGACTGGGCACCTACGTCTACAACATCGGGTTGCGCCATCCGTTCGTCAGCGCCCGTGCGGCCGCGACGCTGGACATCGTCTCGGACGGCCGGTTCGACTTCGGTATCGGTGCCAGTTGGCTGCGCGAGGAATGGGACGCCGCCGGTCTGGACTTCAGTACTCGCGGCGCCCGCGTCGACGAGGCGCTCGAGGTGTGCCGGGCGCTGTGGACCGAGCCGACCACCGAACACCACGGCCGGTTCTTCGACTTCGATGCCGTCGCTTTCGAACCCAAGCCGGTGCAGCCGGGTGGACCGCCGATCCACGTCGGCGGCGACGGCCTGCCCGCGTTGCGCCGGGTCGCCCGGTTCGGCTCCGGCTGGATTCCGATGAATCACACGCTGGACCAGATTCCCGGGTCGGTGCGCAAGCTCTCGGCGCTGTGGGCCGAGCACGGCCGGACGGGCACGCCGGAGGTGACCGCGTCGGCTCCGGCAGAGTCGCCCGCTGATGTGCGCCGCGCGGCGGATGCGGGCATCGACCGGATGATCGTCATGCCGTGGCGGCGCACCCGCGAGGCGCTCGACGGTATCGCCCGTTTCGCCGATGACGTGCTGAACCCATCGCGGAGTTGA